A window of the Candidatus Microthrix parvicella Bio17-1 genome harbors these coding sequences:
- a CDS encoding ATP-binding protein: MSSRYRARTADAYLAELMATFPAVMITGPRAAGKTTTAAQTVAQVDRLDEPGMAALYRADPDAALRRATLPLLIDEWQEVPKVLGAVKRWVDRDSSPGQFVLTGSVRAELDNETWPGTGRVVRMDMYPLTEREVLGSTANKDGSFLARLAHQGAESLTLPDTIPDIDGYIAAALRGGFPEVAYRDLTRRQQFIWLEGYVNDLITRDAAAYGRSKDPAKLRLYLNALSLHNAGLPSDSTLYRSVDINAKTAAEYDQLLRNLYVYDLVPAWSTNQIKRLTKTGKRYLVDTGLAAAAAGLTFEAVMSDAKLLGRWFDAFAVAQLRPEVAQTHPRPALHHLRLEAGRREIDLVVELGPGRIVALEFKAGTAPQRKDARHLAWLRDELGDQFTAGAVIHSGPGIYELGDRISAVPLCTMWG, from the coding sequence GTGAGTAGCCGCTACAGGGCAAGGACGGCCGACGCGTACCTGGCCGAACTCATGGCGACCTTCCCCGCAGTGATGATCACCGGCCCACGGGCGGCAGGGAAGACCACCACTGCCGCTCAAACCGTTGCCCAGGTCGACCGGCTCGATGAGCCAGGCATGGCTGCCCTCTATCGGGCCGACCCGGATGCTGCGCTGCGCCGAGCAACCTTGCCCCTGCTGATCGATGAGTGGCAGGAGGTTCCGAAGGTGCTGGGCGCGGTGAAGCGATGGGTCGACCGGGACTCGTCTCCGGGACAGTTCGTGCTCACCGGCAGCGTACGCGCCGAACTCGACAACGAGACCTGGCCCGGCACCGGGCGGGTCGTGCGGATGGACATGTATCCCCTGACCGAACGCGAGGTTCTTGGGAGCACCGCCAACAAAGACGGCTCGTTCCTCGCTCGGTTGGCACACCAGGGAGCTGAGTCCTTGACGCTTCCCGACACCATCCCCGATATCGACGGCTACATCGCAGCAGCCCTACGCGGCGGATTCCCGGAAGTGGCCTACCGAGACCTCACCCGGCGCCAGCAGTTCATCTGGCTCGAGGGGTACGTCAACGACCTCATCACACGCGATGCCGCCGCCTACGGCCGCTCTAAGGATCCGGCCAAGCTGCGTCTGTACCTCAACGCGCTGTCGCTCCACAACGCTGGACTGCCGAGCGACTCGACCCTGTATCGCTCCGTCGATATCAACGCCAAGACAGCTGCCGAGTACGACCAACTGCTCCGCAACCTCTACGTGTATGACCTCGTGCCGGCATGGTCGACAAATCAGATCAAGCGGCTCACCAAGACAGGCAAACGGTACCTCGTCGATACCGGCCTCGCCGCTGCAGCGGCCGGGCTGACCTTCGAGGCGGTGATGTCCGATGCCAAGCTTCTGGGCCGGTGGTTCGATGCGTTTGCCGTGGCACAGTTGCGCCCGGAGGTCGCTCAAACGCACCCTCGGCCTGCACTTCATCACTTGAGGCTTGAAGCGGGCCGACGCGAGATCGACCTCGTTGTCGAGCTTGGGCCTGGCCGAATCGTTGCGCTGGAGTTCAAGGCGGGCACCGCTCCTCAACGCAAGGATGCCCGCCATCTGGCATGGCTGCGCGATGAACTCGGCGACCAGTTCACAGCGGGAGCGGTGATCCACAGCGGCCCGGGCATCTACGAACTCGGCGACCGGATCTCCGCAGTTCCGCTCTGCACCATGTGGGGCTGA
- a CDS encoding patatin-like phospholipase family protein, translating into MVTDFDAPTFQCDVILKGGITSGVVYPPAITELARTHRLRRIAGSSAGAIGASAAAAAEVGRRSATGGFPLLVELAKDLATTDSQGRTRLFGLFQPQDETRAIFSTVWDARSTTGFARWRVVLMGLLKAGPRRRLWFVGALTLILMSLPFVASLIVGGPLWLPLILSALLALLFMSLGFVAAVVWSGMAVASTAQSALTGNFHGFVNGSTPTGSDHPALTDWMYDALQRLAGRGDASQAALNSIPVTHGEVATAGAQFIAISTNLSRGTSEQIPFRDKIWAFDPDEFSKIFPTDVVDHMVKYAARPIRDDVIEALGDRLHLLPPPEQLPIIVTARMSLSFPVLLSAVPLHGLTPLHVDGEWIVKFVRNWFSDGGITSNLPVHLFDRPLPTYPTYAINLATSSDISTDPCGNVSRPIKAGQGRLPATSEISSTVGLLSAVFDTMQNWSDNNLIHTAGFKERICTIRLGSSEGGMNLDMPPERILPLIERGRCAGLNLSSMRTGDLTNTEIEPSNAALHQWDRHRWTRFRIAGAGLGRLVGDVQPVLAAPTTDGTTNYVDLGLEVAQAQSSFPYASDWDADHNQDVIAMWESVLDLAGQPPDRFGPGPPGIRLSFGANFDTVSVTPTPPVQPTQTT; encoded by the coding sequence ATGGTGACCGATTTTGACGCTCCGACCTTTCAGTGCGACGTGATCCTGAAAGGTGGGATCACCAGCGGGGTCGTCTATCCACCGGCCATCACCGAACTTGCCCGGACCCATCGGCTTCGCCGTATCGCCGGGTCGTCCGCAGGGGCCATCGGCGCGTCTGCGGCCGCCGCCGCCGAAGTAGGACGCCGTTCCGCTACCGGCGGGTTCCCGTTGCTGGTCGAGCTGGCGAAGGATCTTGCGACAACCGACTCCCAGGGACGCACCAGGCTCTTCGGTTTGTTTCAGCCCCAGGACGAAACACGTGCCATCTTCTCCACCGTGTGGGACGCACGCTCGACCACCGGGTTCGCCCGGTGGCGCGTCGTCCTCATGGGGCTTCTCAAGGCGGGCCCGCGCCGGCGGTTGTGGTTTGTGGGGGCGTTGACCCTCATCCTCATGTCGTTGCCATTCGTGGCGAGCCTCATTGTCGGTGGTCCGCTCTGGCTGCCGCTGATACTCAGCGCGCTCCTCGCATTGCTGTTCATGTCGCTCGGGTTCGTCGCCGCCGTCGTGTGGTCTGGCATGGCCGTGGCCTCCACCGCTCAGTCGGCTTTGACGGGCAACTTCCACGGTTTCGTCAATGGCTCCACACCCACCGGCAGCGACCACCCGGCGCTCACCGACTGGATGTACGACGCGCTCCAGCGCCTGGCCGGGCGTGGCGACGCCTCCCAGGCGGCGCTCAACTCGATACCGGTCACCCATGGGGAGGTGGCAACCGCGGGTGCGCAGTTCATCGCCATCTCCACCAACCTCAGCAGGGGGACGTCCGAACAGATTCCGTTTCGGGACAAAATTTGGGCGTTCGACCCGGACGAGTTCTCCAAGATCTTCCCTACCGACGTGGTCGACCACATGGTGAAATACGCCGCACGCCCGATCCGCGACGATGTGATCGAGGCGCTCGGCGATCGACTTCACCTCCTCCCGCCGCCCGAACAGCTCCCCATCATCGTGACCGCGCGCATGAGCCTGTCGTTCCCCGTGCTGCTGTCTGCTGTACCGCTGCACGGACTCACCCCGCTGCACGTCGACGGCGAGTGGATCGTGAAGTTTGTTCGAAACTGGTTTTCCGACGGTGGCATCACCTCCAACCTGCCGGTCCATCTCTTCGACCGTCCTCTGCCCACCTACCCGACGTATGCCATCAACCTCGCCACCAGCTCCGACATCTCGACCGACCCGTGCGGCAACGTGTCGCGGCCGATCAAGGCAGGGCAGGGCCGCCTCCCGGCCACTTCAGAAATCTCGTCCACCGTCGGTCTGCTCAGCGCGGTGTTCGACACCATGCAGAACTGGTCCGACAACAACCTGATCCACACCGCCGGGTTTAAGGAGCGCATCTGCACGATACGATTGGGAAGCAGCGAGGGAGGCATGAACCTTGACATGCCCCCCGAACGGATCCTTCCCCTGATCGAACGCGGTCGTTGCGCCGGCCTCAACCTGTCCTCGATGCGTACCGGCGACCTGACCAACACGGAGATCGAGCCGTCGAACGCTGCTCTCCACCAGTGGGACCGCCATCGCTGGACACGCTTCCGTATCGCCGGGGCCGGCCTCGGCAGGCTCGTCGGTGACGTTCAGCCGGTTCTCGCGGCCCCGACCACCGACGGCACCACGAACTACGTCGACCTCGGCTTGGAGGTGGCTCAAGCACAGTCGTCTTTCCCCTATGCCTCGGATTGGGACGCGGACCACAACCAAGACGTCATAGCCATGTGGGAATCCGTGCTCGACCTCGCCGGACAGCCACCAGATCGATTCGGTCCAGGCCCACCAGGAATCAGGCTCAGCTTTGGTGCGAACTTCGACACAGTATCCGTGACCCCAACGCCCCCCGTGCAGCCCACACAGACGACCTAA